The genomic DNA GGAAATCTTGGCGAGTGAGTCGATTCCCATTAAGATATTGACGATATGAAGTGATCGTCCCATCATGGGAAACGATATAAATGCGTTCTTTACCAAATGTTCGACACCACGCGATCAATTCCTCTGCCCACCTATTGAATTTACCTTCTGGAAAGGTATTAATGCCTTGCATCCATAATTGTTCAGACAAGCCTTCCGCCAATTTGATACTAGGAAAATCACGAGCGATAAGTTGGACAGGTAAGATTCGATCACATGGCAATGTTTGTCCGTTTGGTATTAGTGGGAACATTCGCGGTGATACCAGCGGATGAGCGATCTTTATGCATGGAATCGTTTCGCCTAATAACAGTGCTGTCTCAAGCGTACGCCTCACCGGACTAATAATAAGGA from Tuberibacillus sp. Marseille-P3662 includes the following:
- a CDS encoding histidine phosphatase family protein; this encodes MEIVFIRHGQAEHTLNVPDSLQESDPALTETGVKQARVLKDTIDLSPDDVLIISPVRRTLETALLLGETIPCIKIAHPLVSPRMFPLIPNGQTLPCDRILPVQLIARDFPSIKLAEGLSEQLWMQGINTFPEGKFNRWAEELIAWCRTFGKERIYIVSHDGTITSYRQYLNGNRLTRQDFPKETGYYRITI